The DNA segment AGCCTGCGGTGCGCGCACCGCTCAGCCCGGAGGCAGCCTCGCCACTCGCTGCACCACGCCCAGTGGCACGCTCTGCCGGGTTCTCTCCTGTGGTCGCCAACAAGCCTCTGCAGACACAGAAGGCCAGAGAGCCGGCTTTCACGGAAGCTTCGCTCAACATCGAGAGCGTTTCCAGCTTGTCCTCCAACACCCCGAAAGTGAGAGAATCAGTCACCACGAACGGGGATATCAAGAAGAGTGAATCGCTTCCGAGTCCACCCGACTCCGCCGAGCGTCCACGTCGCAAATCCTTCACCGAGACTGCCCTCGATGCTCTTCAGACGGTTGGGACGGCTGTGAAGGCTGTATTTAACGGGATCCTCGATGTGAACTACTACGACGGCGAGGGTACTCATCGCGGGTACCGCCGCATAGAGGTCGCTGCTCCGCTGAGAGTTAACGTCGACGTTCGGGCGAAGGGCGAGTACGACCCACTTCAGATGGCCGCGGAGATGGAGGCTTTGGCGAAGTACTTGATCCGCAACTTCTAAGCTAGAGAGATAAGCTGGGGAGAGAAAATGAAATGTGTTGCTTCGGCAATGCCAGAGAGATGGACAGAGATTGCAACAGTCTTCTTATCGTTCATGGAggcagtggtggtggtggcggttTTGTCACTGAGTCGTAGAAAAGTATGAATCGTTTGCATTGGACTGATAGTCTACAAAAGCATTCTTGGAGTCCCGTATTTTGTTCATTCCTTATGTCGTTCGCAGTGAGGCCACTCTGACTACTTCTCCCGTGCAGCATACGATACGAATAACAGGAACACCACATGGCAGCCACATGCATAGGCACGCGTTTCGGCATTGGCGTGCTTTCTTGCCCCACTTTCGTCCTCCTCGGCCGACTTGTTGGCCGAAAGTGTTGGCCGACCGACCTCAGCTGTCGCCACAACCACTGCTGATTGCATCTTCTCGGTTTCACGATAGCTTGAAAGATTTTCCAAAGAAGTACATTGCAGTCGATACTGAAGCCTCAATTTGATAAAGAGAGCATCCCGTACAAGCCAAGAAGCGTCGAACGAGAAACGATGCTTCAGATTCATTGTACTGGCTCGCCGAGAGAGGTGTGCATACATACTTTACTCTTTTCTTTCCTCCAATGATATTCGCTATGATGATATGAATACTACTGACAAGATGGAAATGTGTAGATCGGTCTAACCCACGGCACCCTCGCCAAACCTCTCATCCACCGAACAATCGCATTCTATAGCTCCCAATTCCAAGCTTCATCGAAACTATCTTGGCCAGAAGTCCGTGTCCTCGCGAAAGAATTTATTCCGAACATCAAAACTCAATGGCCAGCTTATTTGGAGGAACTTGAAGGTATTGCAGAGGGCGCGGGAGTAGAAGTGGAGGATATTGTGGCTTGTAATGTTAGGACGGAAATTACGTTTGGCTTGTGGAGTGATGGGTGTACGGCTTTGGGGTGGAAAGTCGACAGAGATGGAGGAGCTGGGGAGAGTTGGTTGGCGCAAAATTGGGATTGGGATCCGAGACAGGGGGAGAATTTGATTTTGGTGAGTATTGATGTACCGGGTAGACAGACGAGGATTAAAATGGTTACTGAAGCGGGGATCATTGGGAAGATTGGATTGAATTCTCATGGGGTGGGGGTTTGTTTGAATGCTATTAAGGCGAGAGGGATGGATAAGGGGAGGCTTCCTGTTCATTTGGGGTTGAGGAAGGTGCTGGAGAGTAAGTCGAGGGAGGAAGCTGTGAGGGAGTTGGAGAGGGTGGGGATTGCATCGGCTTGTCATATGTTGATTTCTGATGCTGGTGGAAGTGTGGGTTTGGAGTGGTCTGCGAAGGGGGTGAAGAAGGTGGAAATGAATGGGAGGG comes from the Cercospora beticola chromosome 4, complete sequence genome and includes:
- a CDS encoding uncharacterized protein (MEROPS:MER0004220~antiSMASH:Cluster_13), whose amino-acid sequence is MLQIHCTGSPREIGLTHGTLAKPLIHRTIAFYSSQFQASSKLSWPEVRVLAKEFIPNIKTQWPAYLEELEGIAEGAGVEVEDIVACNVRTEITFGLWSDGCTALGWKVDRDGGAGESWLAQNWDWDPRQGENLILVSIDVPGRQTRIKMVTEAGIIGKIGLNSHGVGVCLNAIKARGMDKGRLPVHLGLRKVLESKSREEAVRELERVGIASACHMLISDAGGSVGLEWSAKGVKKVEMNGRGQVFHSNHFLEKHPDGVEDTDWLVDSRFRVRRIEELVKRVEEKTAGKEVGWEDVRDIFRDEENWPGAICRSAKGKSTSQTLFNIVMELREKKAKVVIGRPTEGGEEIELSFEESSGRESARL